One window from the genome of Anopheles coluzzii chromosome X, AcolN3, whole genome shotgun sequence encodes:
- the LOC120955922 gene encoding uncharacterized protein LOC120955922, whose protein sequence is MGRHHLNLGLLLLTFLLGIVSLHASPQSYVPLIRDRAIRDDDMNANIERIFRKDFGKPAQTAKDGQSDEVEPSPTELVARAHPSGGSTRSKQPIDKNENSPLLYVVRDAEGKLVPKFADPPKVPVPVQPAAQEQQSTDKPFEEGDNYFLKLNELFTNEPGKITFENGSYPPHYPRATIDKILQKNMDKYADLFEGSIKREPLSTRVDSEGDKYLCNSIAHTEYPTKVNDYMIVNMENFFQSISYETCSNVGGRCSNSHTGHGYELKCQQTYRTHKLFSVAPNANKFDLVEVTFPSCCKCTHVRVAP, encoded by the exons ATGGGTCGCCATCACCTCAACCTGGGGCTGCTCCTGCTTACCTTCCTGCTGGGCATCGTGTCG CTCCACGCCAGCCCGCAGTCGTACGTGCCGCTGATACGCGATCGCGCAATCCGCGACGACGACATGAACGCCAACATCGAGCGCATCTTCCGAAAGGACTTTGGCAAACCGGCGCAAACGGCAAAGGACGGGCAGAGCGACGAGGTGGAACCGTCGCCGACCGAGCTCGTCGCACGGGCG caccCGAGCGGCGGCAGCACGCGCTCGAAGCAACCGATCGACAAGAACGAGAACAGCCCGCTGCTGTACGTGGTGCGCGACGCCGAGGGCAAGCTGGTGCCCAAGTTTGCCGACCCGCCGAAGGTGCCCGTGCCGGTGCAGCCGGCCGCACAGGAGCAGCAGTCCACCGACAAACCGTTCGAGGAGGGCGACAACTACTTTCTGAAGC TCAATGAGCTCTTTACGAACGAGCCGGGAAAGATCACGTTCGAGAATGGGTCCTACCCGCCGCACTATCCGCGCGCCACGATCGACAAAATTCTGCAGAAGAATATGGACAAGTACGCGGACCTGTTCGAGGGAAGCATCAAGCGCGAGCCGCTCTCCACGCGCGTCGACAGCGAGGGCGACAAGTATCTGTGCAACTCGATCGCGCACACCGAATATCCGACCAAGGTGAACGACTACATGATCGTCAACATGGAGAACTTCTTTCAGTCCATCTCGTACGAAACGTGCAG CAATGTGGGCGGCAGATGCAGCAACAGCCACACCGGCCACGGGTACGAGCTGAAGTGCCAGCAGACGTACCGGACGCACAAGCTGTTCAGCGTGGCGCCGAACGCGAACAAGTTCGATCTGGTCGAGGTGACGTTCCCGTCCTGCTGCAAGTGTACGCACGTCCGGGTCGCACCGTAA
- the LOC125908275 gene encoding deleted in azoospermia protein 2-like, giving the protein MPFQSNLLFRSNLPFISNLPFRLNLPFRSNLPFQPNLPFQPNLPFQPNIPFQPNLPFQLNLPFQLNLPFQPNLPFQANLPIQPYLLFQPYLPLQPNLPLQPNLPFKPYLPFQPNLPFQPNLPFQPNLPFQPNLPFQPNLPFHPNLPFQPNLPFQPNLPFRLNLSL; this is encoded by the coding sequence ATGCCGTTCCAGTCGAACCTGCTGTTCCGGTCGAACCTGCCGTTCATATCGAACCTGCCGTTCAGATTGAACCTGCCGTTCAGATCGAACTTACCGTTCCAACCGAACCTACCATTCCAACCGAACCTACCATTCCAACCGAACATACCGTTCCAACCGAACCTACCATTCCAACTGAACCTACCATTCCAACTGAACCTACCATTCCAACCGAACCTACCATTCCAAGCGAACCTACCGATCCAACCGTACCTACTGTTCCAACCGTACCTACCGTTGCAACCGAACCTACCGTTACAACCGAACCTACCGTTCAAACCGTACCTACCGTTCCAACCGAACCTACCGTTCCAACCGAACCTACCGTTCCAACCGAACCTACCGTTCCAACCGAACCTACCGTTCCAACCGAACCTACCGTTCCATCCGAACCTACCGTTTCAACCGAACCTACCGTTCCAACCGAATCTACCGTTCCGATTGAACCTATCGCTCTAA